The Mesoterricola silvestris sequence TGGTCGTTGGCGCGGTACATGGCCTCCTGGGTCCGGAACTGGGAGATTTCGCTGCGTTCGCCGGTGGACACGGGAAGGCGGGTGTCGGGGGCGCCCGGGTCGCTCAGCTTCAGGGGGGTCCGGGGATCCAGGCCCAGCTGGCCGTTGAGCAGTTCCATGGCGCGCTTGTAGGTGGCCTCGGCCTGGAGGTTCTCCGGCACCACGCCCAGGTACTCGCTCTCGGCCCGGAGCCGGTCCAGTTCCGTGGCGCTCTGGGCCTCCAGCTTGGCCTTCACGTCGCTGAGGAACTGCTCGGCGGTCCTGAGGCGGGTCTGCACCACCTCCAGCTCCGCCTGGGCCGCCAGCACCCCGATGTAGGCCTTGGCCACCCCGTGGAGGGTGTCCAGCTCGGCGGTGGTGTAGGCGAAGGCGGCCTCCTTCTCCCCCATCTGGGCGATCTTCACCGCCGTGCCCAGCTTGCCCCAGTAGAAGAGGGGCTGGGAGACGTTGGCCGAGGTGGTGTAGACCGTCGTGGGGGACACGAGGCTGGAGGGCGCCATGCCGAAGGCCCCCACGACGCTGCCCAGGTTGCTGTTGAGCAGGGACACGTCGCGCACGCGGGTGAAATCGCCGTTCAGGGAGAGCTGGGGCAGGGCATCGGCCCGGGTGCTGGTGATGAGCCCGCGCCGCTCGTCCACGCGGGCCTTGGAGGCCTGGAGCAGGGGATTCTCGGCCCGGGCGCGGGCCAGGGCCCCGGCCAGGTCGAAGGCCAGGGGCGGCGCCTGGGGCGGGGTGGGGGGAAGCTGGGCCACGTCGGCCGCGGGGGGGAAGAACACCATGGTCATGCTCCTGGGAACGCTTCGGGGACCGCGAGGCCCCGGAGGCTGAATTCGGTGATGTGCCGGGCCACGGCCTTGAAATCCTGGGGATAGTCGGGTTCTTTCCGGATCAGGCGGACCAGCTTGAGGTTGTTGTGGAGGTGGACCACCTGGGCGAGGATGCTGTTCATGTACTCATGGGCCTGGAGGGTCTCCAGGTCGGGCCGGAGCACCCGGATGCAGGCCAGGAGCCGGTCCATGGTGGGCCGCAGGTGCTCCAGGATCAGGTCGGCCACGTCCTGGCGGGGCGACTGCAGCTCCCGGGTCACCAGGAGGAGGCTGGCCCGGTCCAGTTCGGTTCCGTCCGCGCAGGCGAGGAGCTCGTCCATGAGGCCCTCGACGATCTCCCCCAGGGTGGCCATGGCCAGGCGCCGGTCCTCGGGTCCCCCGGTGCCGGCCGGCATGGGGGGAGCCATCTCCGGGCGGGACCGGAAGATGTGCCTCAACGCTTCGGCGTAGAGGCCGGTCTTGCCGCCGAAGTGGTACTGGACCAGGGCCGAATTGGCCTTGGCCCGCTGGGCGATCTCCCGGATGCCCGTCGCGTCGAAGCCCTTCTCCGCAAAGCAGAGGATGGCGGCTTCGATGAGGCGGGTCCGGGAGGAGGTTTCCGGGTCGTGCTGGGTCATGGGGGCCTCGAAGGAACTTAATCAA is a genomic window containing:
- a CDS encoding TetR/AcrR family transcriptional regulator, with translation MTQHDPETSSRTRLIEAAILCFAEKGFDATGIREIAQRAKANSALVQYHFGGKTGLYAEALRHIFRSRPEMAPPMPAGTGGPEDRRLAMATLGEIVEGLMDELLACADGTELDRASLLLVTRELQSPRQDVADLILEHLRPTMDRLLACIRVLRPDLETLQAHEYMNSILAQVVHLHNNLKLVRLIRKEPDYPQDFKAVARHITEFSLRGLAVPEAFPGA
- a CDS encoding TolC family protein yields the protein MVFFPPAADVAQLPPTPPQAPPLAFDLAGALARARAENPLLQASKARVDERRGLITSTRADALPQLSLNGDFTRVRDVSLLNSNLGSVVGAFGMAPSSLVSPTTVYTTSANVSQPLFYWGKLGTAVKIAQMGEKEAAFAYTTAELDTLHGVAKAYIGVLAAQAELEVVQTRLRTAEQFLSDVKAKLEAQSATELDRLRAESEYLGVVPENLQAEATYKRAMELLNGQLGLDPRTPLKLSDPGAPDTRLPVSTGERSEISQFRTQEAMYRANDQIIKSDLRPKFDFNASYGYQANKTPNLFHEPYDTWRVNVTMKFPVFDGLRASGKRAQNRAQLEQVAQARIDKERAIAVERSSAEREMAKALAFHDAAQSAYNAALEALRNSRESYDQGLITSLDLLQAERTERQQESQRRRAQLGVWTALFDYRRSCGLPPL